One genomic segment of Bradyrhizobium prioriisuperbiae includes these proteins:
- a CDS encoding NmrA/HSCARG family protein, producing MSTKRSVLVTGATGQQGGAVAQALLSRGHRVKALTRKPDGDAARRLAAAGADIMSGDLADTASLAKAANGVDTMFLMGSPAAGAEEEARQGILAADAVKAAGVGHLIYSSVADANKTTGIPHFESKYRVETHLAGLGIPTTISAPVAFMENAVSPWSLGALRRGTHAFAMPPRRVLQLVSLADIGAFVTALVERREQVFGKRFDFAGDELSGEEQAKILSQAIGHPISYQEIPIAVIRQQSEDIALMSEWFDRIGYDVDIAALQKDFPEIRWHSFADWARGFDWSVLKQAPSGG from the coding sequence ATGAGCACCAAACGAAGCGTTCTGGTTACCGGCGCGACCGGCCAGCAGGGAGGCGCGGTGGCACAGGCCCTGCTGTCGCGGGGACACCGCGTCAAAGCCCTGACCCGCAAGCCGGACGGCGATGCCGCGCGGCGGCTGGCGGCGGCGGGCGCCGACATCATGTCCGGCGATCTCGCCGACACGGCCTCCCTCGCAAAGGCGGCCAACGGTGTCGACACAATGTTTTTGATGGGCAGCCCGGCCGCCGGGGCGGAGGAAGAAGCCCGCCAGGGGATTCTTGCCGCCGATGCGGTGAAGGCGGCCGGCGTCGGGCATCTGATCTATTCGTCGGTTGCGGACGCCAACAAGACAACAGGCATTCCGCATTTCGAAAGCAAGTATCGCGTCGAGACCCATCTCGCCGGGCTCGGCATTCCCACCACCATCAGCGCGCCGGTGGCCTTCATGGAGAACGCCGTGTCGCCGTGGTCGCTCGGTGCCCTGCGCCGGGGCACACACGCATTTGCAATGCCGCCCAGGCGCGTGCTGCAACTGGTGTCGCTCGCCGATATCGGCGCCTTCGTCACAGCTCTGGTCGAGCGGCGCGAACAGGTGTTCGGCAAACGTTTCGATTTCGCCGGGGACGAGTTGTCCGGCGAAGAGCAGGCGAAGATCCTGTCACAAGCCATCGGCCACCCGATCAGCTATCAGGAAATTCCGATCGCCGTGATCCGCCAGCAAAGCGAGGATATCGCTCTGATGTCGGAATGGTTCGATCGCATCGGCTACGATGTCGACATCGCCGCCTTGCAGAAAGATTTCCCCGAAATTCGCTGGCACAGTTTTGCCGACTGGGCGCGCGGGTTTGACTGGAGTGTTCTCAAGCAGGCGCCGTCTGGCGGCTGA
- a CDS encoding c-type cytochrome encodes MRAPPVSGLRVVVAMCGAIAAAPVMAADVGAGKALFEQCVACHGEAGAGTEQGPSLHAIIGRKAGQMQNFRYSRAMQRSGIVWSEDTLVQYLSNPQDVVPGNRMPFGGLATPEESKDVVSYLESLK; translated from the coding sequence ATGAGGGCGCCGCCGGTGTCCGGGCTGCGTGTCGTTGTCGCCATGTGCGGGGCGATCGCCGCCGCTCCCGTGATGGCCGCCGATGTCGGCGCCGGAAAAGCGTTGTTCGAACAGTGCGTCGCCTGTCACGGCGAAGCCGGCGCCGGCACCGAGCAGGGCCCGTCGCTGCACGCCATCATCGGCCGCAAGGCCGGCCAGATGCAGAACTTCCGCTACTCCCGCGCCATGCAGCGCAGCGGGATCGTGTGGAGTGAAGACACCCTGGTGCAATACCTGTCGAATCCGCAGGACGTCGTTCCTGGCAATCGCATGCCTTTCGGGGGGCTGGCTACGCCCGAGGAAAGCAAGGACGTGGTGAGTTACCTGGAAAGCCTGAAGTAG
- a CDS encoding NAD(P)-dependent oxidoreductase: MTPTIAIIAAGAMGSAVAARLTRHGATVLTSLEGRGPKSRARAEAAGMRHADDQRIVDEASMILSIVPPAEAGALAERFAARLGAAAHAPIFVDCNAVSVSTMAGIGRSLAGAGARLVDGAIIGLPPKGDEAGPTFYFSGDAAGELRGLSAYGLDVRLVDGPVGAASALKLSYAGITKGLVAIATAMVLAADRAGAGPALKAELAASQPQLFARFTRTLPDMYPKAYRWVEEMHAISEFIGEDFAESAIFIGAAGLYERIAADVDGDRAACQRIDAFLSD, encoded by the coding sequence ATGACACCTACGATTGCGATTATCGCGGCCGGTGCGATGGGCAGCGCTGTCGCCGCGCGCTTGACGCGGCACGGCGCCACGGTCCTCACCTCGCTTGAGGGACGTGGGCCCAAGAGCCGGGCGCGCGCCGAGGCCGCGGGCATGCGGCATGCCGACGACCAGCGCATTGTCGACGAAGCCAGCATGATCCTGTCGATCGTGCCTCCGGCCGAGGCGGGAGCGCTTGCCGAGCGTTTTGCCGCCCGGCTCGGCGCCGCCGCGCATGCGCCGATCTTTGTCGACTGCAATGCCGTCAGCGTCTCGACCATGGCCGGCATCGGCCGCAGCCTCGCGGGTGCCGGAGCGCGCCTGGTCGATGGTGCGATCATCGGTTTGCCGCCGAAGGGCGACGAGGCCGGTCCGACGTTCTATTTTTCCGGCGATGCGGCCGGCGAACTTAGGGGCCTGTCGGCCTATGGTCTCGATGTCCGCCTGGTTGATGGCCCCGTCGGGGCGGCTTCGGCGCTGAAACTGTCCTATGCCGGAATCACCAAGGGCCTGGTGGCGATCGCCACCGCGATGGTGCTGGCCGCCGATCGCGCCGGGGCGGGACCGGCGCTAAAGGCCGAACTCGCGGCCAGCCAGCCCCAGCTGTTCGCACGGTTCACCAGGACGTTGCCGGACATGTATCCGAAGGCCTACCGCTGGGTGGAGGAGATGCACGCCATCTCCGAATTCATCGGCGAGGACTTTGCGGAATCGGCGATCTTCATCGGCGCCGCCGGCCTCTACGAACGCATCGCGGCCGATGTCGACGGCGATCGCGCCGCCTGCCAGCGCATCGATGCGTTTCTCTCGGATTAG
- a CDS encoding AEC family transporter: MTVTILAPIFTLLAIGFAAARTGLLTAEGNAGLLKTVSCFAIPALLFRSLADGRGGSGNAEIAIVYLCGCAALLVVAFIYGRMALRLSLAECVVFGMGVIYSNSSLIGVPIAQALLGREGVALLSEIIAVHTLVLIPAATLLLAFSEGEGPGRVSKALVAAVSNPMTLSLAAGLAWRQTGVPLPAPLDHIVGPLADAAPAIALIALGATVARVPLLATSAAPFASVVLKLVVHPLLIWTIARNMGLPHDQTLIATVTAALPPGINVYVLAAHFGRHAEDAARSFALATTLSAVSVAVVVQAFAWG; encoded by the coding sequence ATGACCGTGACCATTCTCGCTCCGATCTTCACGCTGCTCGCCATCGGCTTCGCTGCGGCCAGGACCGGTCTTCTGACCGCGGAGGGCAATGCCGGGCTCCTGAAAACGGTGTCCTGCTTTGCCATCCCGGCCCTGCTGTTCCGCTCGCTTGCGGACGGCCGCGGCGGCTCCGGCAATGCCGAGATTGCGATTGTCTATCTCTGCGGCTGCGCGGCGCTGCTCGTGGTGGCGTTCATCTATGGTCGGATGGCGCTGCGGCTCAGCCTGGCCGAGTGCGTCGTCTTCGGCATGGGCGTCATCTATTCGAATTCGTCGTTGATCGGGGTGCCGATCGCCCAGGCCTTGCTCGGGCGCGAGGGCGTCGCACTGCTCAGCGAGATCATTGCCGTCCATACCCTGGTTCTGATTCCGGCGGCGACCCTGCTGTTGGCCTTCAGCGAGGGCGAGGGCCCCGGGCGTGTCTCGAAGGCTCTGGTGGCGGCGGTCAGCAATCCGATGACGCTGTCTCTCGCCGCTGGTCTTGCGTGGCGGCAGACCGGCGTTCCCCTGCCGGCGCCGCTGGACCATATCGTTGGTCCGCTCGCCGACGCCGCGCCGGCCATCGCCCTGATTGCGCTCGGTGCGACGGTCGCGCGCGTGCCTTTGCTGGCGACGTCGGCGGCTCCGTTCGCCTCGGTCGTGCTCAAGCTGGTCGTCCATCCGCTGCTGATCTGGACGATTGCGCGCAACATGGGCTTGCCGCACGATCAGACGCTGATCGCAACCGTCACCGCGGCGTTGCCGCCGGGCATTAACGTCTATGTGCTGGCCGCGCATTTTGGCCGCCATGCCGAGGATGCGGCGCGTTCGTTCGCCTTGGCGACGACGCTATCGGCGGTCAGTGTTGCCGTTGTCGTCCAAGCCTTTGCCTGGGGGTAG
- a CDS encoding GMC family oxidoreductase: MVQVLKSTDAVIVGLGWTGAIMARELTRAGLQVVALERGPDRNPAEDFALPAIRDELRYSVRQELMQDPKMETVTLRHRLDGEARPVRRFGSFLPGDGVGGMGTHWNGNTFRFLPSDHRLRSHLGERYGRASIPEDMTIQDWGVTYEELEPHYSRFEALCGVSGKAGNIAGKIQAGGNPFEGPRSGEYPNAPLVASHANELFRRAAGEIGLHPFPAPASNASAPYVNPEGTQLGACQYCGHCDRFGCEANAKATPLSTLAPSLRQASGFRKVTNAYATRVLYDAKTRRATGVRYIDLRSGETYDQPADIVVLSAWVFGNTRLMLLSGIGEPYDARTGKGVVGKNYCYQIQPTVQAFFKDEELNPFMGAGGLGMVVDDFNGDNFDHAKLGFFGGGYISQNSTNGRPISFRPTPPGTPAWGAAWKRETANWYRRTATMLCEGTNYPNRTNALDLDPTYRDMFGQPLLRMTFNFTQNDRTMADFLLGKAADIGRAMNATIVAPQPRKGDFNVVSYQSSHNTGGTIMGHTPADSVVNRYLQSWDAHNVFVLGSSVFPQNAGYNPTAAAAAVTYWCADALVKQYLKAPAPLVQL, from the coding sequence ATGGTGCAGGTCCTGAAATCGACGGATGCGGTGATCGTGGGTCTGGGCTGGACAGGTGCCATCATGGCCCGCGAGCTGACCCGCGCGGGCCTTCAGGTCGTGGCGCTGGAGCGCGGGCCGGATCGCAATCCCGCCGAGGACTTCGCGCTGCCGGCGATCCGCGACGAGCTGCGCTATTCGGTGCGCCAGGAGTTGATGCAGGACCCCAAGATGGAGACGGTCACGCTGCGTCACCGCCTCGACGGCGAGGCGCGGCCGGTGCGGCGTTTCGGGTCGTTCCTTCCCGGCGACGGGGTCGGCGGCATGGGCACGCACTGGAACGGCAATACCTTTCGCTTCCTGCCGTCGGACCACCGCCTGCGCAGCCATCTCGGCGAACGCTACGGCCGCGCGAGCATCCCCGAGGACATGACGATCCAGGACTGGGGCGTCACCTATGAGGAGCTGGAGCCGCATTATTCCCGCTTCGAAGCCCTGTGCGGCGTGTCCGGCAAGGCCGGCAACATCGCCGGCAAGATCCAGGCGGGCGGCAATCCGTTCGAAGGGCCGCGCAGCGGCGAGTATCCGAATGCGCCGCTGGTGGCGTCGCACGCGAATGAGCTGTTCCGCCGCGCCGCGGGCGAGATCGGACTGCATCCGTTTCCGGCGCCGGCGTCGAATGCCAGCGCGCCTTACGTCAATCCGGAAGGGACCCAGCTCGGCGCCTGCCAGTATTGCGGCCATTGCGACCGGTTCGGGTGCGAGGCGAATGCGAAGGCGACGCCGCTCAGCACGCTCGCCCCGTCGTTGCGGCAGGCCTCCGGCTTCCGCAAGGTGACCAATGCCTACGCCACGCGCGTGCTGTACGACGCGAAGACCAGGCGCGCCACCGGCGTGCGCTACATCGACCTGCGCTCCGGTGAAACCTACGATCAGCCGGCAGACATTGTCGTGCTGTCCGCCTGGGTGTTCGGCAACACCCGCCTTATGCTGCTGTCCGGCATTGGCGAGCCTTATGACGCGCGCACCGGCAAGGGCGTCGTCGGAAAGAACTACTGCTATCAGATCCAGCCGACGGTGCAGGCGTTCTTCAAGGACGAGGAACTGAATCCCTTCATGGGAGCCGGTGGTCTCGGCATGGTGGTCGACGATTTCAACGGTGACAATTTCGATCACGCCAAGCTCGGCTTCTTTGGCGGCGGCTACATCTCGCAGAACAGCACCAACGGCCGTCCGATTTCGTTTCGCCCGACGCCGCCGGGAACACCGGCCTGGGGCGCCGCATGGAAGCGTGAGACGGCGAACTGGTATCGCCGGACGGCAACCATGCTGTGCGAGGGCACCAACTACCCGAACCGGACCAACGCGCTGGATCTCGATCCGACCTATCGGGACATGTTCGGCCAGCCGCTGCTGCGGATGACCTTCAACTTCACCCAGAACGATCGCACCATGGCGGATTTCCTGCTCGGCAAGGCCGCGGACATCGGCCGGGCGATGAATGCCACCATCGTCGCGCCGCAGCCGCGCAAGGGCGATTTCAACGTCGTCTCGTATCAGTCCAGCCACAACACCGGCGGCACCATCATGGGCCACACGCCGGCCGACAGCGTCGTGAATCGCTACTTGCAGAGCTGGGACGCGCACAATGTGTTCGTGCTGGGATCGTCCGTCTTTCCGCAGAACGCCGGCTACAACCCCACCGCGGCGGCCGCCGCCGTCACATACTGGTGCGCCGACGCGCTGGTGAAGCAATACCTGAAGGCTCCCGCGCCGCTGGTGCAGCTATGA